The Kitasatospora paranensis genome has a window encoding:
- a CDS encoding class I SAM-dependent methyltransferase, translating to MAAIRYDAAAAEAYRRAREIPRDGLTAWRAAIGASARLAPGMTVLDVGAGTGAFATAFRDWYGVRVLAVEPADAMRALVPADDRIEVVAGRAESLPLPDGCADAAWLGSVLHHLADLDAAAHELRRVLRPGGRVLVRNAFPGRCSRDLRVRFFPETAAGIDDYPGVERVCAAFAAAGFTRLSLESLPQQNAPTLAEFADRIRRDADSKLASLGDARFEAGMARLRSAAAADPAAPATSWMDLLVLG from the coding sequence ATGGCAGCGATCCGGTACGACGCCGCGGCCGCCGAGGCGTACCGCCGTGCGCGGGAGATCCCCCGCGACGGCCTGACGGCCTGGCGCGCCGCCATCGGGGCCTCGGCCCGCCTCGCACCCGGAATGACCGTGCTCGACGTCGGCGCCGGCACCGGCGCCTTCGCCACGGCGTTCCGGGACTGGTACGGCGTCAGGGTCCTGGCCGTCGAGCCCGCCGACGCGATGCGGGCACTCGTCCCGGCCGACGACCGCATCGAGGTGGTCGCCGGCCGGGCCGAGTCGCTCCCGCTGCCGGACGGCTGTGCGGACGCGGCCTGGCTCGGTTCCGTCCTGCACCACCTCGCCGACCTTGACGCGGCCGCACACGAACTGCGGCGCGTTCTGCGGCCGGGCGGCAGGGTGCTCGTCCGCAACGCCTTCCCGGGCCGGTGCAGCCGTGATCTGCGGGTGCGCTTCTTCCCCGAGACGGCGGCGGGCATCGACGACTACCCGGGCGTCGAGCGGGTCTGTGCGGCGTTCGCCGCCGCGGGCTTCACCCGGCTGTCGCTGGAGTCCCTGCCGCAGCAGAACGCCCCCACCCTGGCGGAGTTCGCCGACCGGATCCGCCGGGACGCGGACTCCAAGCTCGCGTCGCTCGGCGACGCCCGGTTCGAGGCCGGCATGGCGCGGCTGCGGTCGGCGGCCGCGGCCGACCCCGCCGCACCGGCCACCAGCTGGATGGACCTGCTGGTCCTGGGCTGA
- a CDS encoding SRPBCC domain-containing protein: MVDILHRIGVTSSSPEAVYAALTTVDGLAGWWTEETDGDPGVGGVVRFRFDAGGFDMKVMESEPAERVRWEVVDGPEEWIGTRVGFDIKREDDFTIVLFRHEGWREPVEFMYHCSTKWATFLLSLKRMLETGTGEPAPRDVRISNWH; this comes from the coding sequence ATGGTGGACATCCTGCACAGGATCGGGGTGACGTCCTCCTCCCCCGAGGCGGTGTACGCGGCCCTGACGACCGTCGACGGACTGGCGGGCTGGTGGACGGAGGAGACCGACGGCGACCCCGGCGTCGGAGGAGTCGTCCGATTCCGCTTCGACGCGGGCGGCTTCGACATGAAGGTCATGGAGTCCGAGCCCGCCGAGCGGGTGCGCTGGGAGGTCGTCGACGGCCCGGAGGAGTGGATCGGCACCCGGGTCGGCTTCGACATCAAGCGGGAGGACGACTTCACGATCGTGCTGTTCCGGCACGAGGGCTGGCGGGAGCCGGTCGAGTTCATGTACCACTGCAGCACCAAGTGGGCGACGTTCCTGCTGAGCCTGAAGCGGATGCTCGAAACCGGCACCGGCGAACCCGCCCCGCGCGACGTCAGGATCAGCAACTGGCACTGA
- the pth gene encoding aminoacyl-tRNA hydrolase — MQSDERWLVAGLGNPGPRFRRTRHNAGFLLVDRLAARYGATFRRRGLRYRVAEIELAGRPVVLVKPLWFINLSGRPVAAALRAYGIPVERLVVAQDDLDFPFGVVRLKRGGGPAGHKGAHSVNAALGTRRYLRLRLGIGRPPKGGSTGDFVLGEFTAAEQEQLPALLDRCADGLGELVARGPDRAQQRLHTATS; from the coding sequence ATGCAGTCCGATGAGCGCTGGCTGGTGGCCGGGCTCGGGAATCCGGGGCCGCGGTTCCGCCGGACGCGGCACAACGCCGGGTTCCTCCTGGTCGACCGCCTCGCCGCGCGGTACGGAGCGACGTTCCGGCGGCGGGGCCTCCGCTACCGGGTCGCGGAGATCGAGCTCGCGGGCCGGCCGGTCGTCCTGGTCAAGCCGCTCTGGTTCATCAACCTGTCGGGCCGGCCCGTCGCCGCCGCGCTGCGCGCGTACGGCATCCCGGTCGAGCGCCTGGTGGTCGCGCAGGACGACCTGGACTTCCCGTTCGGTGTCGTCCGGCTGAAGCGCGGCGGAGGTCCGGCCGGGCACAAGGGCGCGCACTCGGTGAACGCTGCTCTCGGGACGCGTCGCTACCTGCGGCTGCGGCTCGGCATCGGCCGGCCGCCGAAGGGCGGGAGCACCGGCGACTTCGTCCTCGGGGAGTTCACGGCGGCCGAGCAGGAACAGCTCCCGGCACTCCTCGACCGCTGCGCGGACGGCCTCGGCGAGCTGGTCGCCCGCGGCCCGGACCGCGCGCAGCAGCGCCTCCACACCGCGACCTCGTGA
- a CDS encoding MBL fold metallo-hydrolase, which translates to MTIHHLDCATMGPPGGRALLGSGGPLTGRMVGHCLLLETDGGLVLVDTGFGTGDVADPGRLGRTFRTVTRPRLTLPGTALHQIRALGHDPRDVRHIVLTHLDLDHAGGLGDFPQAEVHVFAEELAAARAPATRAERDRYRTAQWAHGPRWVEHRTAGDPWFGFEAARSVADAVPDVLLIPLRGHTRGHAAVAVRHGGSWLLHCGDAYFSHVEMDPAAPHCPPGLRLFQRLMATDDRARTHNQERLRDLLRERPAEVVPFCSHDPYEFDRLSGAAVPPAANAAGAPPHPAG; encoded by the coding sequence GTGACCATCCACCACCTCGACTGCGCGACCATGGGGCCGCCCGGAGGCCGCGCACTGCTCGGCAGCGGCGGCCCCTTGACCGGCCGCATGGTCGGCCACTGCCTGCTGCTGGAGACCGACGGCGGGCTCGTCCTGGTCGACACCGGCTTCGGCACCGGCGACGTGGCCGACCCGGGTCGGCTGGGCCGGACCTTCCGGACGGTCACCAGGCCCCGGCTCACCCTCCCCGGTACGGCCCTGCACCAGATCCGGGCGCTCGGCCACGACCCGCGGGACGTCCGCCACATCGTCCTCACCCACCTCGACCTGGACCATGCGGGCGGGCTCGGCGACTTCCCGCAGGCCGAGGTCCACGTGTTCGCGGAGGAGCTCGCGGCCGCCCGGGCGCCCGCCACCCGCGCCGAACGGGACCGCTACCGCACGGCGCAGTGGGCGCACGGCCCGCGCTGGGTGGAGCACCGGACGGCGGGGGATCCCTGGTTCGGCTTCGAGGCGGCGCGGTCGGTGGCCGACGCCGTCCCGGACGTCCTGCTGATCCCGCTGCGCGGCCACACCCGGGGCCACGCGGCCGTCGCCGTCCGCCACGGCGGCTCCTGGCTGCTGCACTGCGGCGACGCCTACTTCTCGCACGTCGAGATGGACCCGGCCGCGCCGCACTGCCCGCCCGGCCTGCGGCTGTTCCAGCGGCTGATGGCCACCGACGACCGGGCCCGCACCCACAACCAGGAGCGGCTGCGCGACCTGCTCCGCGAGCGCCCCGCCGAGGTCGTGCCGTTCTGCTCCCACGACCCGTACGAGTTCGACCGGCTGAGCGGCGCGGCGGTGCCGCCCGCAGCGAATGCGGCCGGCGCGCCGCCGCACCCGGCCGGCTGA
- a CDS encoding transcriptional regulator, whose amino-acid sequence MTRSIGNVALKAARQATGISSQKALLLALRQAARELGMGAVGISPRQVARWESDTPGWPRADYQRLLVHVLRLPVEQLGFRAPWDGHGSPSAAGPPLAPVATAPVRVALPAPRSAGSQPDTIGADYAVVTEAHRRMYWSVPPATLHQAVAEHAALGTALLGETTGVARRILAAALAESLLLAARIQFFDLRRPDQADATYLRALQAAGEADDSLLGAAILAHLAFVPGWAGRREDAVERMQAARTYARRGPASTDLLAWLDAVEAECLTRCGDHRAALSVLRRAEDVLADGTDRPPSPAWFTWFSPCGWPPSRGTPS is encoded by the coding sequence GTGACCCGCTCCATCGGAAACGTCGCCCTGAAGGCCGCCCGGCAGGCCACCGGCATCAGCAGCCAGAAGGCGCTCCTGCTCGCGCTGCGCCAGGCCGCCCGGGAACTGGGCATGGGCGCCGTGGGGATCAGCCCGCGGCAGGTCGCCCGCTGGGAGTCCGACACCCCGGGCTGGCCGCGCGCCGATTACCAGCGGCTGCTCGTCCACGTCCTGCGGCTGCCGGTCGAGCAGCTCGGGTTCCGGGCGCCCTGGGACGGCCACGGCAGCCCGTCCGCCGCCGGGCCGCCGCTCGCCCCGGTCGCCACGGCACCCGTGCGGGTCGCCCTGCCCGCCCCGCGGTCGGCCGGCTCGCAGCCCGACACCATCGGCGCCGACTACGCGGTCGTCACCGAGGCGCACCGGCGGATGTACTGGTCCGTGCCGCCCGCCACGCTGCACCAGGCCGTCGCCGAACACGCCGCACTCGGCACCGCGCTGCTCGGCGAGACCACCGGGGTCGCCCGCCGGATCCTCGCCGCGGCCCTCGCCGAGTCGCTGCTGCTCGCGGCCCGCATCCAGTTCTTCGACCTGCGCCGGCCCGACCAGGCCGACGCCACCTACCTCCGCGCGCTGCAGGCCGCCGGCGAGGCGGACGACTCGCTGCTCGGGGCCGCGATCCTCGCCCACCTGGCGTTCGTCCCCGGGTGGGCCGGGCGCCGCGAGGACGCCGTCGAGCGGATGCAGGCCGCCCGCACCTACGCCCGGCGCGGCCCGGCCTCCACCGACCTGCTGGCCTGGCTTGACGCCGTCGAGGCCGAGTGCCTCACCCGCTGTGGGGACCACCGCGCCGCGTTGTCCGTGCTGCGCCGCGCCGAGGACGTGCTGGCGGACGGCACGGACCGGCCGCCGAGCCCGGCCTGGTTCACCTGGTTCTCCCCGTGCGGCTGGCCGCCTTCAAGGGGCACACCGAGCTGA
- a CDS encoding DUF3050 domain-containing protein, producing the protein MSSDRYHWDRSHPGLTTLREAIEPVRREVVGHPVYHELNSLPRVRAFQERHVFAVWDFMSLLKCLQRQLTCVELPWVPSGPTASRRLINEIVLVEESDELGDGWISHFELYLDGMARAGADTAPVQDFLDRLRGGAPVAEAAKAAGIPVAAAEFVAVTWGIIEHAPVHCQAAAFAFGREDLIPEMFEQVVRIEDADGRLTVFKDYLARHIEVDGEQHTPMAMQMLIDLCGDDAERWTQCADTVRAALAARVALWDGILAELPA; encoded by the coding sequence ATGAGTTCCGACCGTTACCACTGGGACCGTTCGCACCCGGGGCTGACCACCCTGCGGGAGGCCATCGAACCCGTCCGCCGGGAGGTCGTCGGCCACCCGGTCTACCACGAGCTGAATTCCCTGCCGCGCGTCCGGGCGTTTCAGGAGAGACACGTCTTCGCGGTCTGGGACTTCATGTCGCTGCTCAAGTGCCTGCAGCGGCAGCTGACCTGCGTCGAACTGCCGTGGGTGCCGAGCGGCCCCACCGCGAGCCGCCGGCTGATCAACGAGATTGTGCTGGTCGAGGAGAGCGACGAGCTCGGCGACGGCTGGATCAGCCACTTCGAGCTCTACCTCGACGGCATGGCACGGGCCGGCGCCGACACCGCCCCGGTGCAGGACTTCCTGGATCGGCTCCGCGGCGGGGCGCCCGTCGCGGAGGCGGCGAAGGCGGCCGGGATACCCGTGGCCGCGGCCGAGTTCGTGGCGGTCACCTGGGGCATCATCGAGCACGCCCCGGTGCACTGCCAGGCCGCCGCCTTCGCGTTCGGCCGCGAGGACCTGATCCCGGAGATGTTCGAGCAGGTCGTCCGGATCGAGGACGCCGACGGCCGGCTGACGGTCTTCAAGGACTACCTCGCGCGCCACATCGAGGTGGACGGCGAGCAGCACACGCCGATGGCCATGCAGATGCTGATCGACCTCTGCGGCGACGACGCGGAGCGCTGGACGCAGTGCGCCGACACCGTCCGCGCCGCCCTGGCCGCCCGGGTCGCCCTCTGGGACGGCATTCTCGCCGAGCTTCCCGCCTGA
- a CDS encoding HAD family hydrolase — MIKAVVFDVGECLVDETREYGTWADWLGVPRHTFVAQFGATIAQGKDYRETFQVFRPGFDLDGERDKRAAAGRPETFGEEDLYPDVRPALARLRSDGAWLGIAGNQTLRAGAVLRELFAGDVDLIATSDDWCAAKPDGAFFRRLAAAAPVAPREILYVGDRLDNDVMPALAAGMRAALIRRGPWGWIQRHDPAVRRATFRIDSLAELGDLVTAFNAGAC; from the coding sequence ATGATCAAGGCTGTGGTGTTCGACGTCGGTGAGTGCCTGGTGGACGAGACCAGGGAGTACGGGACGTGGGCGGACTGGCTCGGCGTCCCGCGGCACACCTTCGTCGCCCAGTTCGGCGCGACGATCGCGCAGGGAAAGGACTACCGGGAGACCTTCCAGGTCTTCCGGCCCGGCTTCGACCTGGACGGGGAGCGGGACAAGCGGGCCGCGGCCGGGCGGCCGGAGACCTTTGGTGAGGAGGATCTCTACCCGGACGTCCGGCCCGCGCTTGCCCGACTCCGTTCCGACGGTGCGTGGCTGGGGATCGCCGGGAATCAGACCCTGCGCGCCGGCGCCGTTCTGCGCGAGCTCTTCGCCGGCGACGTCGACCTGATAGCCACCTCCGACGACTGGTGCGCGGCCAAACCGGACGGGGCCTTCTTCCGGCGCCTCGCGGCGGCCGCCCCGGTGGCGCCGCGGGAGATCCTCTACGTCGGCGACCGCCTCGACAACGACGTCATGCCGGCGCTGGCCGCCGGCATGCGGGCGGCGCTGATCCGCCGCGGCCCGTGGGGCTGGATCCAGCGGCACGACCCGGCGGTCCGGCGGGCCACCTTCCGCATCGACTCGCTGGCCGAACTCGGCGACCTGGTGACGGCGTTCAACGCTGGAGCGTGCTGA
- a CDS encoding glutathione S-transferase C-terminal domain-containing protein has product MRPPRLAAEIDALHDLLRADVTGAARLAGTDPDAQRREEAHRTLLQALDRLDRRLAGSPYALGEDLTAADVDLWVALVELDLVLRPRLDAATADRVAGHDRLRAYVRRLHGHPAFHGNLRADDMARPHRGPGTPSGGGTGWIDHRDGA; this is encoded by the coding sequence CTGCGCCCGCCGCGCCTGGCCGCCGAGATCGACGCCCTCCACGACCTGCTCCGCGCGGACGTCACCGGGGCCGCCCGCCTGGCCGGGACCGACCCGGACGCGCAGCGCCGGGAGGAGGCGCACCGGACGCTCCTGCAGGCACTGGACCGGCTCGACCGCCGGCTGGCCGGGAGCCCGTACGCGCTGGGCGAGGACCTGACCGCCGCCGACGTCGACCTCTGGGTCGCCCTGGTCGAGCTCGACCTCGTGCTCCGGCCCCGGCTGGACGCCGCGACGGCGGACCGCGTCGCCGGCCACGACCGGCTCCGGGCCTACGTCCGAAGGCTGCACGGCCACCCGGCGTTCCACGGGAACCTGCGGGCCGACGACATGGCACGGCCGCACCGCGGCCCCGGGACCCCGTCCGGCGGCGGGACCGGATGGATCGACCACCGCGACGGGGCGTGA
- a CDS encoding DUF2254 family protein, with protein sequence MPHRGAGDRYRGHGHPRGARRDRRPGARPAGPAAHPPAAGVHLLQLAPVLHSVTERGRGLLDSLHARRSAGADRLTAPPGPPGASGPPPTTVSWPHPVAVLQQVDTERLLAAARRADAVVVLRAVPGDTLPYGATVAQVHGARLDAAQVLAALVTGTDRTFDQDPLLAFRLLADIVLRALSPAVNDPATAVQGLDCLEDLLRAPAALSAGPLGIPDRDGTVRIVVQLPAWEDFLRTGVDDVIAAAGNAPMVLIRLRTMLLGLHGQGEPDRHGLVGRRLAWVERRLTDRYPVLWDELDRPAAD encoded by the coding sequence CTGCCTCACCGCGGTGCTGGCGACCGGTACCGCGGCCACGGTCACCCTCGCGGTGCCCGTCGTGACCGGCGTCCTGGTGCTCGTCCTGCTGGCCCTGCTGCGCACCCTCCAGCTGCGGGCGTTCACCTCCTCCAGCTGGCCCCCGTCCTGCACTCCGTCACCGAGCGCGGCCGCGGCCTCCTCGACTCGCTGCACGCCCGCAGGTCCGCCGGGGCGGACCGCCTCACGGCCCCGCCCGGTCCACCCGGAGCGTCCGGGCCGCCGCCGACGACGGTCAGCTGGCCGCACCCCGTCGCCGTGCTGCAGCAGGTCGACACGGAACGGCTGCTGGCGGCGGCCCGCAGGGCGGACGCGGTCGTGGTGCTGCGGGCCGTCCCGGGCGACACCCTCCCGTACGGCGCCACCGTGGCCCAGGTGCACGGCGCCCGCCTCGACGCCGCGCAGGTGCTGGCGGCCCTGGTCACCGGGACGGACCGGACGTTCGACCAGGACCCTCTCCTCGCCTTTCGGCTGCTCGCCGACATCGTGCTGCGGGCGCTGTCGCCGGCGGTCAACGACCCCGCCACCGCCGTCCAGGGCCTGGACTGCCTGGAGGACCTGCTCCGCGCCCCGGCCGCGCTGTCGGCCGGCCCGCTGGGCATCCCCGACCGGGACGGGACGGTCCGCATCGTCGTGCAGCTGCCCGCCTGGGAGGACTTCCTGCGCACCGGGGTCGACGACGTCATCGCGGCGGCCGGCAATGCGCCGATGGTGCTCATCCGGCTGCGCACGATGCTGCTGGGCCTGCACGGCCAGGGCGAACCCGACCGCCACGGCCTGGTCGGCCGCCGCCTCGCCTGGGTCGAGCGCCGGCTGACGGACCGCTACCCGGTGCTGTGGGACGAACTCGACCGTCCCGCCGCGGACTGA